Genomic segment of Thermococcus sp.:
AGCTCAACCTTCCCGTGAGACGCAGATGGGCCTACGTTTATCTGCTCGGCTTCATAGTTGGCCTGACCGTTCAGTTCACCTCGGTCGGGGCAGGGGTTATAGTTAGCTTCACGCTGATGAACGTGGCCAAACTAGACCCGAAGGACGTGGTGGGGGTTACGATAACCTACGGGCTGGTGCTTTCAGCCCTCAGCTTCCTGAACTACGCTGGCATCGACGGGGTTGATTACGGTCTCACCGGAACGCTGATCCTCGGGACGGTTCCGGGCGTTTACCTCGGCACCCATGTGAATCGGATCGCCGATAGAGAGAAGCTTAGAAAGGCCATGAACGTGATAATACTGCTGATCGGACTGTTCACACTGCTGGGCAGGTAAAAGGGCTTGGACGAGGTGAACCACGCATTCATAGGATGACTAGGTCACTCGACAGGA
This window contains:
- a CDS encoding sulfite exporter TauE/SafE family protein; translation: LNLPVRRRWAYVYLLGFIVGLTVQFTSVGAGVIVSFTLMNVAKLDPKDVVGVTITYGLVLSALSFLNYAGIDGVDYGLTGTLILGTVPGVYLGTHVNRIADREKLRKAMNVIILLIGLFTLLGR